The following coding sequences are from one Pigmentibacter sp. JX0631 window:
- a CDS encoding pyridoxal phosphate-dependent aminotransferase: MGKLNKNQIDELFSKKFLELSNMGGEIRKIFMLGQNLKQKNPNIELIDLSLGNPDLEPPIQIKNLLIHLLNSNEKGSHRYMDAAGLPDVREFLANELSKSEKVNLTKDNIFLTVGAAGAIQIVFRTFLDINDEVIIFTPYFPEYIPYTGNCGAKPVFVKCDEFHQPNIEDFEKKISDKTKIVLINSPNNPTGISYKKEKLIAITNILNKQKEKYGRNIQLVADEPYARVLFNEGKQHSLLEMYKYTWLIRSFSKDLGLAGERIGYLAWRNDPEFQQMQNIFRQSSRVLGFVSAPRLMQRLIPLVYNTKVSIETYQKRVDNFVSILKSGGISVHKPDAGFFVFPKCPIADDKSFCEDLVQLGVLCVPGSGFGQPGYFRASLTQDLNLIESAAHKITSLIKSNNYI, from the coding sequence ATGGGAAAATTAAATAAAAATCAAATCGACGAATTATTTTCTAAAAAATTTTTAGAATTAAGTAACATGGGTGGTGAAATTCGTAAAATATTTATGCTTGGACAAAATTTAAAGCAGAAAAATCCAAATATTGAATTAATTGACTTATCTTTAGGCAATCCAGATCTTGAACCACCAATACAAATTAAAAATTTATTAATTCATCTATTAAACAGTAATGAAAAAGGCAGTCATAGATATATGGATGCAGCTGGATTACCTGATGTAAGAGAATTTTTAGCTAACGAATTATCAAAATCAGAAAAAGTAAACTTAACAAAAGATAATATTTTTCTGACTGTAGGTGCTGCTGGGGCTATTCAAATTGTATTTAGAACTTTCTTAGATATTAATGATGAAGTAATAATTTTTACTCCATATTTTCCTGAATACATCCCATATACTGGAAATTGTGGAGCAAAGCCTGTTTTTGTAAAATGCGATGAGTTCCATCAGCCTAATATTGAAGATTTTGAAAAAAAAATTTCAGATAAAACAAAAATTGTATTAATTAATTCACCAAATAATCCTACTGGAATTTCATATAAAAAAGAAAAACTTATTGCGATTACAAATATTTTAAATAAACAAAAAGAAAAATATGGAAGAAACATTCAACTAGTAGCGGATGAACCTTATGCAAGAGTTCTTTTTAATGAAGGAAAACAACACTCACTTTTGGAAATGTATAAATATACTTGGCTCATTAGGTCGTTTTCAAAAGACTTAGGTCTTGCTGGAGAACGAATTGGTTACTTAGCTTGGCGCAATGATCCTGAATTTCAGCAAATGCAAAATATTTTTAGACAGTCTTCCAGAGTATTAGGCTTTGTCAGCGCGCCACGCTTAATGCAACGGCTAATTCCTCTGGTTTATAATACAAAAGTAAGTATAGAAACGTATCAAAAACGGGTGGATAATTTTGTTTCTATTTTAAAAAGTGGTGGGATTTCAGTTCACAAACCAGATGCTGGATTTTTTGTGTTTCCCAAATGTCCAATAGCTGATGATAAAAGTTTCTGCGAAGATTTAGTGCAGCTTGGAGTTCTTTGTGTACCTGGTTCTGGATTTGGTCAACCAGGATATTTTCGCGCCTCGCTGACACAAGATCTTAATTTAATTGAATCAGCAGCGCACAAAATTACAAGTCTTATTAAGTCCAATAATTACATATAG
- a CDS encoding flagellin, which produces MGLRIQTNMQSLNSQRVLHLSTMANDLSMEKLSSGYRINRAADDAAGLAISEKIKADIRGLNMAKRNANDGISMVQVAEGGMNEIGNILNRLRELSVQGASDTIGNNERDFINKEYVALKDEIDRITNSTEYNGSLLLIGKNAEDKIPDPMMLNRANTPPFEVQVGKNWYEGVDAMGIDNPFGRNPVNIIRIKFDQIDTSTVGLNLGRGNDDSEGSIGVFQPDQKDSTFSKNRAQRSIAKIDQAINTIAGFRADLGAIQNRLNSTIANLAIQSENFSAANSRIRDTDFAEETTRYTQSNILKQAGIAVLTQANQSPQAALRLLG; this is translated from the coding sequence ATGGGTTTGCGAATTCAGACCAATATGCAGTCTCTTAACTCTCAACGGGTTTTACATCTTTCAACAATGGCGAATGATTTGTCTATGGAAAAATTAAGTTCAGGATATCGAATCAATAGAGCAGCTGATGACGCAGCAGGTCTTGCTATTAGCGAAAAAATTAAAGCAGATATTCGTGGTTTAAATATGGCTAAAAGAAATGCGAACGATGGTATTTCTATGGTGCAAGTTGCAGAAGGTGGAATGAACGAAATTGGAAATATTCTAAATCGTCTTCGTGAACTTTCTGTACAAGGTGCTTCAGATACAATAGGTAACAATGAACGTGACTTTATTAATAAAGAATATGTTGCTTTAAAAGATGAAATTGATCGTATTACTAATTCAACAGAATACAATGGTAGTTTGTTGCTAATTGGAAAAAATGCGGAAGATAAAATTCCTGATCCAATGATGTTAAATCGTGCAAATACTCCTCCTTTTGAAGTTCAAGTTGGTAAAAACTGGTATGAAGGTGTTGATGCAATGGGTATTGACAACCCATTTGGAAGAAACCCAGTAAACATTATTAGAATTAAATTTGATCAAATTGATACAAGTACAGTCGGATTAAATTTAGGAAGAGGAAATGATGACTCAGAAGGATCCATTGGAGTTTTCCAACCAGATCAAAAAGATTCAACATTTTCGAAAAATAGAGCACAGCGCTCTATTGCTAAAATTGATCAAGCTATAAATACTATTGCTGGATTTAGAGCAGATCTCGGTGCTATTCAAAACAGATTGAATTCAACAATAGCAAACCTTGCTATTCAAAGTGAAAACTTTTCTGCAGCTAATAGCCGTATTCGTGATACTGATTTTGCTGAAGAAACAACAAGATATACTCAATCTAATATTCTTAAGCAAGCTGGTATTGCCGTCCTTACTCAAGCCAATCAGTCACCCCAAGCAGCTTTACGTTTACTTGGCTAA
- a CDS encoding DUF1343 domain-containing protein, whose protein sequence is MQPSIDKIKNNPKLVSGFGKIGIVVNQTSITSNYEASCEIIYAATKQLDTSEVSCIFGPQHGYYQTEQDNMRETPDDYYTFYDGKKIPLYSLYSKTREPTAEQLQNIDTLIVDLQDIGCRVYTYMLTLAACLKAAAKYAKKVVVLDRPNPLGLCVKNKVNKNWNFVEGDRLNLKWHSFVGWYDIPMRHGLSMGELGHYFIKYDKLNVDYQVISVDNLSRKNDISSYKLINWAMPSPNIPCWESAYFFPSFVSLEGTNISEGRGTTVPFQLIGAPWLNNIDCLKFLNKFKEIYLNDKKNPSAIVIRPHNFRPTFNKHHNQICYGLQFHIENPQNINLFNLGISFLTFCNFHHRETFKWSEPGYEYNYTDLPINLIYGTDRWLNFFNELSSDWDLTLLKEQLAISDKSAQNFINEVEELLIYREQDEQT, encoded by the coding sequence ATGCAGCCAAGTATAGACAAAATTAAAAATAATCCAAAACTTGTTTCTGGATTTGGTAAAATCGGAATTGTAGTAAATCAAACATCCATTACTTCAAACTATGAAGCAAGTTGTGAAATTATTTATGCTGCAACTAAACAACTAGATACATCAGAAGTATCTTGCATTTTTGGCCCACAACATGGTTACTATCAAACAGAGCAAGATAATATGCGAGAAACTCCAGATGATTACTACACGTTTTATGATGGGAAAAAAATTCCTCTTTATAGCCTTTATTCTAAAACAAGAGAACCAACTGCAGAGCAACTCCAAAATATTGATACTTTAATTGTTGATTTACAAGATATAGGGTGTAGGGTTTATACTTATATGTTGACACTAGCAGCTTGTTTAAAAGCTGCTGCAAAATATGCAAAGAAAGTTGTTGTATTAGATCGACCAAATCCTTTAGGGTTATGCGTAAAAAATAAAGTCAATAAAAATTGGAATTTCGTCGAGGGTGATAGGCTTAATTTAAAATGGCACAGTTTTGTAGGCTGGTACGATATACCAATGCGTCATGGTCTTTCAATGGGTGAATTGGGGCACTATTTCATAAAATATGATAAGTTAAATGTTGATTATCAAGTTATCTCTGTAGATAATCTTTCACGAAAAAACGATATATCTTCATATAAATTAATTAATTGGGCAATGCCTTCTCCTAATATTCCATGTTGGGAATCTGCATATTTTTTCCCTTCTTTTGTCAGTCTTGAAGGAACTAATATTAGTGAAGGGAGAGGAACTACTGTACCCTTTCAATTGATAGGAGCACCATGGTTAAACAATATTGACTGCCTTAAATTTTTAAATAAATTTAAAGAAATCTATTTAAATGATAAAAAAAATCCTTCCGCTATTGTTATTCGTCCGCACAATTTTAGACCAACATTTAATAAACATCATAATCAAATATGCTATGGTCTGCAATTTCATATTGAAAACCCACAGAACATCAATCTATTCAATTTAGGGATTTCATTTTTAACTTTTTGTAACTTTCATCACAGAGAAACTTTCAAATGGTCTGAACCAGGCTATGAATATAATTACACCGACTTACCTATTAATCTAATTTATGGTACTGATCGTTGGTTAAATTTTTTTAATGAACTGTCATCAGATTGGGATTTGACTCTTTTAAAAGAACAACTTGCTATTTCAGATAAAAGTGCGCAAAATTTTATAAATGAAGTTGAGGAACTTTTAATTTATAGAGAACAGGATGAGCAGACATAG
- the xseA gene encoding exodeoxyribonuclease VII large subunit, producing MKLLYNKQEQKIILSGNTFNLKEKIKNIGGKWDPLAKNWWFLLTETNIDSLKKLGFSFEDQVEILNQEENYKPVDSYSVTNFLQIINSILSKNLQQNYWICGEITNLKQSNGHLFFELVDKEQALSNFNKAASIPCIIWANGKKILEPKLNQILLSDGTKIKILIRCEFRKEGAKIVGIVENIDINFTQGELALQRLAIVQSLKKKGLYHKNKALPFPQYPLKIALFTAKDSRAYSDFLDELSLSKISFKVTVFDCNMQGEKTSENIVSAFQIIAKNIHSFDCVVITRGGGSKLDLRWFDDFAIAEQIALSPIPVITAIGHFDDNSIADEVANIAEKTPTAAAGILTDSVLNSYQLFFQRIDNITYYLLKRLAKEKNLVLLLQEKCTSIAINRIQTEQKNIKNIEKMLKIIKSSIEQNLQRGFALVYDEQGNLLQGKHFLQESFSKNLKLKFAGDCENHHIFVEVKVKAVSESREST from the coding sequence ATGAAACTTTTATATAATAAACAAGAACAAAAAATAATTCTTAGTGGAAATACGTTTAATTTAAAAGAAAAAATAAAGAATATTGGAGGAAAATGGGACCCATTAGCAAAAAATTGGTGGTTTTTATTAACAGAAACCAATATTGATAGTCTTAAAAAATTAGGATTTTCTTTTGAAGATCAAGTAGAAATATTAAACCAAGAAGAAAATTATAAACCTGTTGATTCGTATTCAGTAACTAATTTTCTCCAAATTATAAATAGTATTCTTTCAAAAAATTTGCAACAAAACTATTGGATATGTGGAGAAATTACTAATTTAAAACAAAGCAATGGTCATCTTTTTTTTGAATTAGTAGATAAAGAACAAGCTTTATCTAACTTTAATAAAGCAGCTAGTATTCCATGTATTATTTGGGCTAATGGAAAGAAAATTTTGGAACCTAAATTAAATCAAATTTTGCTTTCTGATGGTACAAAAATCAAAATACTAATTCGCTGTGAGTTTCGCAAAGAAGGAGCAAAAATTGTCGGAATTGTTGAAAATATCGATATAAACTTTACTCAAGGTGAACTAGCCCTTCAGCGTCTTGCGATAGTTCAGTCTTTAAAGAAAAAAGGGCTGTATCATAAAAATAAAGCATTACCTTTTCCACAATATCCTTTAAAAATTGCATTGTTTACAGCAAAAGATAGCAGGGCATACTCAGATTTTCTAGATGAACTTTCTTTATCAAAAATTTCTTTCAAAGTAACCGTATTTGACTGTAATATGCAAGGGGAAAAAACTTCCGAAAATATTGTTTCAGCGTTTCAAATCATAGCAAAAAATATTCATTCTTTTGATTGTGTCGTTATAACAAGGGGAGGAGGAAGCAAATTAGATTTGCGTTGGTTTGACGATTTTGCCATCGCAGAACAAATAGCTTTAAGCCCTATTCCCGTTATCACGGCTATAGGTCATTTTGACGATAACAGTATTGCTGATGAGGTTGCCAATATCGCTGAGAAAACTCCCACAGCAGCAGCAGGAATTTTAACAGATTCGGTTCTGAATTCTTACCAATTATTTTTTCAAAGAATTGATAATATTACTTATTATTTACTAAAAAGACTCGCAAAAGAAAAGAATCTTGTTTTATTGCTTCAAGAGAAGTGTACATCAATAGCAATCAACAGAATCCAAACAGAGCAAAAAAATATTAAAAATATTGAAAAAATGTTGAAAATAATCAAATCAAGCATAGAACAAAATCTGCAACGAGGATTTGCTTTAGTTTACGATGAACAAGGTAATCTTTTACAAGGAAAGCATTTTTTGCAAGAATCTTTTTCAAAAAACTTGAAACTTAAATTCGCTGGTGATTGCGAAAATCACCATATCTTTGTAGAAGTCAAAGTGAAAGCAGTAAGCGAAAGTAGAGAATCTACTTAG
- a CDS encoding exodeoxyribonuclease VII small subunit translates to MENQSYPVLLKQVNDILMKMENETIPIDELSQKLTEAYNLIEKLKSQLFSAEIQIEQIINSRNLNLNSSEENNGSQ, encoded by the coding sequence ATGGAAAATCAAAGTTATCCAGTCTTATTAAAACAAGTTAATGACATTTTAATGAAGATGGAAAATGAAACCATTCCTATTGATGAGCTTTCCCAAAAATTAACAGAAGCTTATAACTTAATAGAAAAGTTAAAGTCTCAACTCTTCAGTGCAGAAATTCAAATTGAACAAATAATTAATTCAAGAAATTTAAACTTAAATTCTAGTGAGGAGAACAATGGATCTCAATAA
- the pyk gene encoding pyruvate kinase: MDLNKLPRTKIVCTLGPSSSNKEMISKLIDAGMNVARLNFSHGDHEMHAANIALIREISREKNKQVAILQDLQGPKIRTGKLKDGGIKIIRGQILTLRYAPEQTSNEFIPIDYRELANDVKVGARILLDDGLLAMKIIDIKGSDVICEVTHGGFLKSRKGVNFPECHLSIPATTEKDIRDLLFGVAQGVDYVALSFVQTPSDVAKLKMMLRALGADTPVVTKVEMLGAINYIDEICDVSDGIMVARGDLGVECGFANVAAYQKKIIEAALKKGKPVIVATQMLDSMIEHRRPTKAEVCDVANAVFDHADATMLSGESASGKYPELAVSTMRDILNRVDNSKTLAPIETIPFNENENEFSGEAFAKTAVELAEKMNATAIICLTLTGSMARYVAKYRPQTPVIAFSPRPDVVRKLCLVRGVLGVLNNIFYDTDTAFSEIGKYLVKEGFVKEGDLILITGGIPVSQMLPTNTLKVHRVTKADFL; the protein is encoded by the coding sequence ATGGATCTCAATAAATTACCCAGAACAAAAATTGTTTGTACTTTAGGGCCTTCTTCAAGCAATAAGGAAATGATTTCAAAGCTAATTGATGCCGGAATGAATGTAGCGCGATTAAATTTTTCACATGGCGACCACGAGATGCACGCCGCTAATATAGCGCTCATCCGAGAAATCTCACGTGAAAAAAATAAGCAAGTAGCCATACTACAAGATCTTCAAGGTCCAAAAATAAGAACCGGAAAATTAAAGGATGGCGGAATTAAGATTATCCGGGGTCAAATTTTAACTTTACGTTATGCGCCAGAGCAAACTTCAAATGAATTTATTCCAATTGATTATCGTGAACTCGCAAACGATGTAAAAGTTGGAGCCAGAATCCTCTTAGATGACGGTCTTTTAGCAATGAAAATTATTGATATAAAAGGATCTGATGTCATTTGTGAAGTTACGCATGGTGGTTTTTTAAAATCTCGCAAAGGCGTAAACTTTCCTGAATGCCATCTTTCTATACCCGCAACAACTGAAAAAGATATTCGTGACTTATTATTTGGCGTGGCGCAAGGAGTTGACTACGTTGCTCTTTCATTTGTCCAAACTCCAAGCGATGTTGCAAAACTAAAAATGATGTTACGTGCCCTAGGAGCAGATACTCCTGTAGTAACAAAAGTAGAAATGCTTGGTGCAATTAATTATATCGATGAAATTTGTGATGTCTCTGATGGAATTATGGTTGCTCGTGGTGATTTAGGTGTTGAATGCGGATTTGCAAATGTGGCTGCATATCAGAAAAAAATTATTGAAGCTGCCCTCAAAAAAGGCAAACCTGTCATAGTTGCGACTCAAATGCTCGACTCTATGATTGAGCACAGAAGACCAACCAAAGCGGAAGTGTGTGACGTAGCAAACGCTGTGTTTGATCACGCCGATGCAACAATGCTGTCAGGCGAAAGCGCTTCTGGTAAATACCCTGAGCTTGCTGTGTCAACTATGCGTGATATTTTGAATCGGGTTGACAATAGCAAAACACTAGCACCAATAGAAACTATCCCCTTTAATGAAAATGAAAATGAGTTTTCAGGGGAAGCTTTTGCTAAAACAGCTGTAGAACTTGCAGAAAAAATGAATGCGACAGCAATAATTTGCCTTACTTTAACTGGCAGTATGGCTAGATATGTAGCAAAATATCGCCCTCAAACTCCCGTAATTGCTTTTAGCCCACGCCCAGATGTTGTCAGAAAATTATGTTTAGTACGTGGAGTGCTAGGGGTTTTGAATAATATTTTTTATGATACGGATACTGCATTTTCAGAAATTGGAAAATATTTAGTAAAAGAAGGATTTGTAAAAGAAGGTGATCTTATTTTAATAACAGGAGGCATTCCAGTTAGCCAAATGTTACCAACAAACACTTTGAAAGTTCATAGAGTAACAAAGGCTGATTTTCTTTAA
- the trpS gene encoding tryptophan--tRNA ligase: MKESTQKLENLDIQKMKSNKKRFLTGIKPTGEVHIGNYFGAIKPCIEQSQDQNNEVILMCVDWHGLTNKTEIFRPGELSHPLIALYLALGFNINDNSIVLQSNFPQIQENSWYLSCVTASGMLERSHAYKDALANGKTPTAGLLFYPALMSSDILTFDSQFVPVGKDQAQHLEYASDMAQLFNNAVKKNVFNIPKAIIQETPTLVGTDGERKMSKSYDNVIPIFSSKKELERKVKEIKTDSKGLDDPKDPETCTIFQIFKSFASPQAISYMQERLKNGTGYGYGHAKKDFIEEHEKVFGNYREKYEYYLSDIDAVKKILRPGYERAQYYAEQVTKRAREALNLKNYW, translated from the coding sequence ATGAAAGAAAGCACACAAAAACTTGAAAACCTTGATATTCAAAAAATGAAAAGTAATAAAAAGCGATTTTTAACAGGTATTAAACCTACAGGAGAAGTCCATATTGGAAATTATTTTGGCGCAATAAAACCCTGTATTGAACAATCTCAAGACCAAAATAATGAAGTTATCCTGATGTGTGTTGATTGGCATGGTTTAACAAATAAAACAGAAATATTTCGTCCAGGTGAATTATCACATCCATTAATAGCACTGTATCTGGCTTTAGGTTTTAACATAAATGATAATTCTATTGTTTTGCAAAGTAATTTTCCACAAATTCAAGAAAACTCTTGGTATTTATCATGTGTAACAGCCTCAGGAATGCTAGAACGCTCACACGCTTATAAAGATGCTCTAGCAAATGGAAAAACACCTACTGCCGGTTTGTTATTTTATCCCGCATTAATGTCTTCAGATATTTTAACTTTCGATTCTCAATTTGTACCTGTTGGAAAAGATCAAGCGCAACATTTGGAATATGCTTCGGATATGGCTCAATTATTCAACAATGCAGTGAAAAAAAATGTTTTTAACATTCCTAAAGCGATTATCCAAGAAACACCTACTCTTGTCGGAACTGATGGCGAGAGAAAAATGAGTAAAAGTTACGACAACGTCATACCTATTTTTTCTTCTAAAAAAGAATTAGAACGAAAAGTAAAAGAAATTAAAACAGATTCAAAAGGTTTAGATGATCCTAAAGATCCTGAAACCTGTACGATATTTCAAATTTTTAAATCTTTTGCTTCACCACAAGCAATTTCTTACATGCAAGAAAGACTAAAAAATGGTACTGGCTATGGCTATGGTCATGCAAAAAAAGATTTCATAGAAGAACATGAAAAAGTATTTGGAAACTATCGTGAAAAATATGAGTATTACTTAAGTGACATCGACGCGGTGAAAAAAATATTGCGCCCAGGCTATGAACGGGCGCAATATTATGCAGAACAAGTAACAAAACGCGCCAGAGAGGCTTTGAATCTAAAAAATTATTGGTAA
- a CDS encoding integration host factor subunit alpha translates to MTLTKDKIVELIRSKTQFSSQEAKNLVETILESIKSKLENGEEVKISGFGKWVVREKRSRPGRNPHTGQRIEISARRVVTFHPSEKLREAVNNANLDDSKVVMAGTHEEEYNE, encoded by the coding sequence ATGACTCTAACAAAAGACAAAATTGTCGAATTAATTCGTTCTAAGACTCAATTTTCTTCGCAAGAAGCAAAGAACTTGGTGGAAACTATTTTAGAATCTATCAAATCTAAACTTGAAAACGGAGAAGAAGTAAAAATTTCCGGTTTTGGAAAATGGGTAGTACGTGAAAAAAGAAGCCGTCCAGGGAGAAATCCTCACACAGGACAGCGAATTGAAATTTCCGCTCGTAGAGTAGTCACCTTCCATCCTTCTGAAAAACTAAGAGAGGCTGTAAACAACGCTAATCTAGATGATAGTAAGGTTGTAATGGCGGGTACTCATGAAGAAGAATATAATGAGTAA
- a CDS encoding HU family DNA-binding protein: protein MAKSKSTLTTVPTSAIIADVSARFEQLPKKITKEVISAFLEAIEDNVAGGHKVRIDKVGILTCKDRAARKGRNPQTGEEIKIPASKKISFRVAKSLKERVGVAKKSAAKKK, encoded by the coding sequence ATGGCAAAAAGCAAAAGTACATTAACAACTGTTCCAACTAGTGCAATCATTGCAGATGTTTCAGCTAGATTTGAACAATTACCAAAGAAAATTACTAAAGAAGTAATTTCAGCATTTCTTGAAGCTATTGAAGACAATGTTGCTGGTGGGCATAAAGTACGTATTGATAAAGTAGGTATTCTTACTTGTAAAGACCGCGCTGCTCGTAAAGGCCGCAACCCACAAACAGGTGAAGAAATTAAAATTCCAGCTTCAAAGAAAATTAGTTTCCGCGTTGCGAAGTCTTTAAAGGAAAGAGTTGGAGTGGCTAAAAAATCTGCAGCTAAAAAGAAATAA
- a CDS encoding aminotransferase class V-fold PLP-dependent enzyme, with protein MNKSSLISKYFFPEANEKEFNKWATITLNASLNFLYNKNGKKIYGEISPKEISKLFSSPLVPLKGEKIPKVLQETIDNIVKNSVKVSHPNFIGHMTGATPSFSLLCDLLISTLNQNVVKIETGLSATYVEWQTLTWLHKLVYKRNKIFYQNIINNADKALGNYCSGGTLGNLTALLVARNKAFPEVHKKGVYAALLNSGFQRTVILVSQRGHYSIKKAATILGIGEDNIISIPCEAFTNKINIVELKKIIHNLLNTKTKIIALVGIAGTTETGNIDDLEELAKICRMYKIWFHVDAAWGGALLLSNKKRNLLKGISFADSVVIDGHKFMYLSMSHSAVLFKDENALDSIRHNANYIIRKGSIDLGRTTIEGSRRFDSLKLWFHFKALGKNGYNQLILKAISNTSQLAKLIEKSLAFELTSFPETNIVTYRYTGKILKNFFQKNSKIFKIFNNQLRNDNNDISDKKLLNLLIKINLFLNELNIYIQKKQRQSGKSFVSRTTLETVYPSQEIVVLRAIPFNPLTNKKILTDILKEQEFLGNEFLQKKGKGFLKRVPELKDFI; from the coding sequence ATGAATAAATCTTCTTTAATTTCTAAATACTTCTTTCCAGAAGCAAACGAGAAAGAGTTTAATAAATGGGCAACTATTACTTTAAATGCTTCACTCAATTTTTTATACAATAAAAATGGAAAAAAAATCTACGGCGAAATTTCCCCGAAAGAAATTTCAAAATTATTTTCTTCGCCATTGGTTCCCTTGAAAGGTGAAAAAATACCCAAAGTTTTACAGGAAACAATTGACAATATTGTTAAAAATTCTGTAAAAGTATCTCATCCTAACTTTATTGGTCATATGACAGGCGCAACGCCTAGCTTTTCTTTACTATGTGACTTATTAATAAGCACTTTAAATCAAAATGTAGTTAAAATTGAAACTGGACTTTCTGCCACTTATGTGGAATGGCAAACCCTTACATGGCTTCATAAACTTGTCTATAAAAGAAATAAGATATTTTATCAAAATATTATAAATAATGCTGATAAAGCTCTGGGAAATTATTGCAGTGGAGGGACATTAGGTAACCTAACAGCTCTGCTTGTTGCCAGAAATAAAGCTTTTCCAGAGGTTCATAAAAAGGGGGTATATGCTGCCTTACTTAATTCAGGCTTTCAGCGCACAGTGATTTTAGTTAGTCAACGTGGGCATTACTCAATAAAAAAAGCAGCTACTATTCTTGGCATAGGTGAAGATAATATTATTAGCATACCTTGCGAAGCTTTTACTAATAAAATAAATATCGTGGAATTAAAAAAAATAATTCACAATCTGCTTAATACTAAAACAAAAATAATAGCATTAGTTGGTATTGCAGGGACTACAGAAACTGGAAATATTGATGATTTAGAAGAACTCGCTAAAATTTGTCGAATGTACAAAATATGGTTTCATGTAGATGCCGCATGGGGAGGAGCCTTATTGCTTTCCAATAAAAAGCGTAATTTACTAAAAGGAATTTCTTTTGCAGATTCTGTTGTTATCGACGGGCATAAATTCATGTATTTATCAATGTCACACAGCGCTGTTTTATTTAAAGACGAAAACGCTTTAGACTCTATTAGACACAATGCTAACTATATTATCCGCAAGGGGAGTATTGACTTAGGCAGAACAACGATCGAAGGCAGCAGAAGATTTGACTCTTTAAAATTATGGTTTCATTTTAAGGCACTGGGTAAAAATGGTTATAATCAATTAATTTTAAAAGCTATTAGTAATACTTCACAATTAGCAAAACTGATTGAGAAAAGTTTAGCATTTGAGTTAACAAGTTTTCCTGAGACAAATATTGTTACCTATCGATATACAGGCAAAATTTTAAAAAACTTTTTCCAGAAAAACAGTAAGATTTTTAAAATATTTAATAATCAACTCAGAAATGATAATAATGATATTAGTGACAAAAAATTACTGAATTTATTAATTAAAATAAATTTATTTCTTAATGAGTTAAACATTTATATCCAAAAAAAACAAAGACAGTCGGGAAAAAGTTTTGTCTCAAGAACAACTTTAGAAACTGTTTATCCAAGCCAAGAAATTGTCGTCCTTAGAGCAATTCCTTTTAACCCTCTCACAAATAAAAAAATTTTAACCGACATCTTAAAGGAACAGGAGTTTCTTGGGAATGAGTTTTTGCAAAAAAAAGGGAAAGGTTTCTTAAAAAGGGTGCCAGAGTTGAAGGATTTTATTTAA